From one Paenibacillus terrae HPL-003 genomic stretch:
- a CDS encoding GNAT family N-acetyltransferase, protein MLNQSNGANLIASTHPGLQIRLLQVSDAERLLEIRRENFDFFKPFEPERPEIYFTLEEQARLISIGLEAAQAGQGYTFGLFLPEKDKLIGRMELSGVARGPFQNANLGYFVDPAYHGQGYATSAVQDIVRYAIHELGLHRIQAGVMPRNTPSNRVMEKAGFRREGLALNYLKINGVWEDHVLYALTAEDLQNGVF, encoded by the coding sequence ATGCTAAATCAGTCCAATGGCGCAAATTTGATCGCTTCCACCCATCCGGGGCTACAAATTCGACTTTTACAAGTAAGTGATGCAGAACGATTATTGGAGATTAGACGCGAAAATTTTGATTTTTTTAAGCCATTTGAGCCGGAACGGCCTGAAATTTACTTTACGCTGGAGGAACAGGCCCGCCTGATCTCCATTGGCCTTGAGGCTGCTCAAGCCGGGCAGGGATATACGTTTGGACTTTTTTTGCCGGAAAAGGATAAGCTGATCGGTAGAATGGAGCTATCAGGCGTGGCTAGAGGCCCTTTTCAAAATGCGAATCTGGGATACTTCGTAGATCCTGCATATCACGGACAGGGCTACGCCACCTCAGCAGTACAGGATATTGTACGTTACGCCATACATGAGTTGGGATTGCACCGTATACAGGCCGGGGTTATGCCAAGAAATACGCCATCCAATCGAGTAATGGAGAAGGCTGGATTTCGTCGGGAAGGACTGGCTCTAAACTATTTGAAGATTAATGGTGTCTGGGAAGATCATGTGCTGTATGCGTTAACGGCTGAGGATCTACAGAATGGCGTTTTCTGA
- a CDS encoding response regulator → MKVLIVDDEKHVRHAIRMLVHWEACGVTEVIEAESGDQAIEVITALSPPVVLTDMRMPGKDGVALMEWIQVNSPATRVVVVSGYDDFELVRQVIRRGGMDYILKPVDPVEINEALTKATQAWQTAEQDRNRRTMQAIEVNRMRPHYADKLLTELVSGTANTHLSITPLREELHLPAAIHMCNAAVMSTTQLDADMLDKYKTRHPLLGFSLINICNEFLGNSQTGIAFRHLERMDEIILLYWGEPSRWPQLLQDIHRGIRTALRCYMHIGIGSFGAFPVAAATAYQEARQALWKRDVLQATDWLHNSSLARQAVRLPQLPEMEEELRLSALSCNASRIAAAAGRWISAVADLPSVTAEQLVGWNQELDWMLARWLNDRPDDAAGEELADEHGSIPALPIDNRGLLSLSLWQKQVENRLLAAGQALTPSHSPSNPVIRDIARYLDAHYDEDISLQDMASRFYLSREYISRKFKQEYGVNLSEYLCRIRMDKAKLLLLNDKLRLHHIAGMVGYQDEKYFGKVFKKLEGVTPGEFRKRHSVDPQPLTHTAHDLPRHH, encoded by the coding sequence ATGAAAGTCCTGATTGTGGATGATGAAAAGCATGTGCGCCATGCCATTCGGATGCTTGTACATTGGGAAGCTTGCGGCGTGACTGAGGTCATTGAAGCCGAGTCGGGCGATCAGGCGATTGAGGTCATCACCGCCCTTTCGCCACCTGTTGTACTCACTGATATGCGGATGCCCGGCAAGGACGGGGTGGCCCTGATGGAGTGGATTCAGGTGAATTCCCCCGCGACCCGAGTCGTGGTGGTCAGCGGCTATGACGATTTTGAGCTGGTCCGGCAGGTCATTCGTCGGGGTGGCATGGACTATATTCTCAAACCTGTGGACCCGGTGGAGATTAACGAGGCTTTAACCAAAGCCACTCAAGCCTGGCAGACAGCGGAGCAAGACCGGAACAGGCGCACGATGCAGGCTATTGAGGTGAACCGGATGAGGCCGCACTATGCCGACAAGCTCCTGACCGAGCTGGTATCCGGTACGGCGAATACCCATCTTTCCATCACGCCTTTACGTGAGGAACTGCATCTTCCTGCGGCTATTCATATGTGCAATGCAGCGGTGATGAGCACCACTCAACTGGATGCCGATATGCTGGACAAATACAAGACGCGGCACCCGCTTCTGGGCTTTTCCCTGATTAACATCTGCAACGAGTTTCTCGGGAATTCCCAAACCGGGATTGCGTTCCGCCATCTGGAGCGTATGGATGAAATTATTCTACTGTATTGGGGCGAACCGTCCCGCTGGCCGCAGCTCTTGCAGGATATCCACAGAGGGATAAGAACGGCGTTGCGGTGCTATATGCACATCGGAATCGGCTCGTTCGGTGCCTTTCCCGTGGCGGCCGCCACAGCCTACCAGGAAGCACGGCAAGCATTGTGGAAACGAGATGTGCTGCAAGCAACAGACTGGCTGCACAACAGCTCTCTAGCACGACAAGCGGTGCGTCTTCCCCAGCTTCCCGAGATGGAGGAGGAGCTTCGGCTTAGTGCGCTCAGCTGCAACGCCAGTCGTATAGCTGCGGCGGCTGGCCGCTGGATATCAGCCGTAGCCGACCTGCCTTCGGTTACGGCTGAGCAACTGGTCGGCTGGAATCAGGAGCTAGACTGGATGCTGGCCCGCTGGCTGAACGACAGACCCGACGATGCCGCAGGGGAGGAACTGGCAGACGAGCACGGCTCCATCCCTGCCCTGCCGATCGACAACCGGGGCTTGCTATCCCTGAGTCTATGGCAGAAACAGGTCGAAAACCGACTGCTGGCAGCCGGTCAGGCCCTTACACCAAGCCATAGCCCAAGCAATCCTGTTATCCGTGATATTGCCCGCTATCTGGATGCTCACTACGACGAGGACATTTCCCTACAGGATATGGCGAGCCGTTTTTACCTCAGTCGGGAATATATTTCTCGTAAATTCAAGCAGGAATACGGCGTTAATCTGTCCGAGTATCTATGTCGGATCAGGATGGACAAAGCGAAGCTGCTGCTGTTAAATGACAAGCTCCGCCTTCATCATATTGCCGGTATGGTCGGTTATCAAGATGAAAAATATTTTGGCAAGGTATTCAAAAAACTGGAGGGTGTCACGCCTGGCGAGTTCAGAAAACGCCATTCTGTAGATCCTCAGCCGTTAACGCATACAGCACATGATCTTCCCAGACACCATTAA
- a CDS encoding cache domain-containing sensor histidine kinase: MKFHSIRSRLIWFLLIAVTLPLLLSMTMTFILTKQSLREQATQENERLIFQGITNLDNYLQGLNRASIGVYNDPHFLRNLAKIPNDYRAVAEIYTTLQTMMNASSGIDQVYLHSFEAGQSTLITSTVPLREFRLAPFPGSIHYGSSGLFIQPSHTKHLYGFSAVSYAEHNTQRQVFTLHRAIRNIPSSETLGVLAMDVRLDPLRSICRQLYNADTEELFLIDRNGTIIYSGQEASIGTRWKESGLLNRISKEGKHGVIEDDTALQVYGKLDANLSGWTLVKKIPNQTLYLRATRLTQINAVITGAALLLVIVATLWISIKITEPIKRLTRYINQIQSGQLDVDIRAMSNDEIGVLSRRFRQMMDTINNLILREYKLELANKTHQLKALQAQINPHFLYNTLPSIGTLALQHEVPRIYSLLSSLAKMLRYNMRDHTVVTLKEEAEHVKQYLDLQKERFGEQLEVTYQWDDGVLDDQVPKMILQPLVENYFKHGADPRLGHGEIRISGCRIQEGIVKITVENNGVSIPQAELEQLQHMLKRPLKAYEEPNTGESDSIGLRNVLLRIQLHSEDGSNTLYVDNILPHGVRYTLVIRTEAHTEIHIKGE; the protein is encoded by the coding sequence ATGAAATTCCACAGCATTCGTTCTCGCCTGATCTGGTTTCTCTTAATTGCGGTTACTCTGCCACTGCTGCTGTCGATGACCATGACCTTCATTCTTACCAAGCAATCCTTGCGAGAGCAGGCCACACAAGAAAATGAACGGCTTATTTTTCAGGGAATTACGAATCTGGATAACTATTTACAGGGATTAAACCGCGCGTCCATTGGAGTCTATAATGATCCTCATTTCTTGCGCAACCTGGCTAAAATTCCGAATGATTACCGGGCCGTTGCCGAAATTTACACCACGCTGCAAACGATGATGAATGCTTCGTCAGGCATCGATCAGGTGTATTTGCACTCTTTTGAGGCTGGGCAATCTACGCTGATTACCAGCACGGTCCCTCTTCGGGAATTCCGACTGGCACCCTTTCCCGGTTCCATTCATTACGGCTCTTCCGGATTGTTCATCCAGCCTTCACATACGAAGCATTTGTATGGCTTTTCGGCGGTTTCCTATGCGGAGCACAACACACAGCGACAGGTGTTCACACTCCATCGGGCGATTCGGAACATTCCCTCTTCAGAGACGCTCGGGGTGCTTGCTATGGATGTTCGTCTGGACCCGCTGCGCAGCATTTGCCGTCAATTGTACAATGCAGATACAGAGGAGCTGTTTTTGATCGACCGGAACGGAACGATCATATATAGTGGACAGGAAGCGTCGATTGGAACGCGCTGGAAGGAATCCGGCCTGCTTAATCGAATTTCTAAAGAAGGCAAGCACGGAGTCATTGAAGATGATACGGCATTGCAGGTGTACGGCAAGCTGGATGCCAACCTGTCAGGCTGGACGCTCGTTAAGAAAATCCCTAATCAAACGCTTTATTTACGGGCCACCCGCCTGACCCAGATCAATGCAGTCATTACAGGCGCAGCGTTGCTGCTCGTCATTGTTGCCACCTTGTGGATTTCCATCAAAATCACGGAGCCCATCAAGCGACTGACCCGCTACATAAACCAGATTCAGTCCGGTCAACTGGATGTAGACATCCGGGCCATGAGCAATGATGAGATCGGCGTGCTGTCACGCCGCTTCAGACAGATGATGGATACCATCAACAATCTCATTTTACGGGAATACAAGCTGGAGCTGGCGAACAAGACGCATCAATTGAAAGCGCTTCAAGCACAGATTAATCCTCATTTTTTATACAATACGCTACCATCTATCGGAACGCTCGCTCTACAGCATGAGGTGCCGCGAATCTATTCCCTGCTCTCTTCCCTTGCCAAAATGCTGCGCTATAACATGCGGGATCATACGGTCGTTACACTTAAGGAAGAGGCCGAGCATGTAAAGCAATATCTTGATTTGCAAAAAGAACGCTTTGGCGAGCAATTAGAGGTCACTTACCAGTGGGATGATGGGGTCCTGGATGATCAGGTGCCCAAAATGATTCTCCAGCCACTAGTGGAAAATTACTTTAAACACGGTGCTGATCCGCGGCTGGGACATGGTGAAATTCGAATTTCGGGTTGCCGGATTCAGGAAGGAATCGTGAAGATTACAGTAGAAAATAATGGAGTATCGATTCCGCAGGCTGAGTTGGAGCAGCTCCAGCATATGCTGAAACGTCCGCTGAAAGCCTATGAGGAACCGAACACCGGCGAGTCGGATTCTATCGGACTTCGTAATGTGCTGCTGCGAATCCAGCTTCATTCCGAAGACGGCTCTAATACCCTGTATGTAGACAATATTCTGCCTCATGGCGTGCGTTATACACTCGTAATTCGTACCGAAGCTCATACCGAAATTCATATTAAGGGAGAGTGA
- a CDS encoding carbohydrate ABC transporter permease codes for MNRAKSSQWLQQWIFVGPSTLFFVIIIVIPFMLGMYYSFTEWNGVANQAKWVGLDNFSHILLDDDKFRTAFWFTVRFTVIGVVAANMIGFLLAYFLTKPLKTKNMLRTIFFMPNVIGGLLLGFIWQFIFVKGFAAIGESTDLSFFNLPWLGDEITAFWGIVIVFIWQTAGYLMVIYISSLTNVPRDMLEAAEIDGASRMQILRSIILPLIMPAVTVCLFLAISWSFKMFDLNLSLTKGGPFGSTESVALNIYNEAFVNNRYGLGTAKALIFFIIVALVTSLQVRLTKSREVEA; via the coding sequence TTGAACCGCGCCAAATCGTCGCAATGGCTCCAGCAATGGATCTTCGTAGGGCCGTCGACGTTATTTTTCGTTATCATTATTGTAATCCCTTTCATGCTAGGAATGTACTATTCTTTTACAGAGTGGAATGGAGTTGCTAATCAGGCGAAGTGGGTCGGATTGGATAATTTCAGTCACATTTTACTGGATGATGACAAATTTAGGACAGCGTTCTGGTTTACGGTCCGTTTTACGGTGATTGGAGTAGTGGCTGCGAATATGATTGGTTTTCTGCTGGCGTATTTTTTAACCAAGCCGCTGAAAACCAAAAATATGCTGAGGACTATTTTTTTCATGCCCAATGTGATTGGAGGGCTGTTGCTGGGATTTATCTGGCAGTTTATTTTCGTCAAAGGATTTGCAGCGATTGGAGAGAGTACGGACTTGTCTTTCTTCAATCTGCCCTGGCTGGGAGATGAAATCACGGCTTTCTGGGGTATTGTGATCGTGTTTATCTGGCAAACCGCCGGATATTTGATGGTCATTTATATCTCTTCCCTGACCAATGTACCTCGGGATATGCTGGAAGCAGCCGAAATTGACGGGGCGAGCCGGATGCAAATATTAAGGTCGATTATACTGCCATTGATCATGCCTGCCGTTACGGTATGTCTTTTCCTGGCGATCTCGTGGTCGTTTAAAATGTTCGATCTCAATTTGTCACTGACCAAAGGGGGGCCCTTCGGTTCCACGGAGTCGGTCGCACTTAATATTTACAATGAAGCCTTTGTGAACAATCGTTATGGGCTGGGAACGGCCAAAGCACTCATATTCTTTATCATTGTTGCGCTTGTTACGAGCCTTCAGGTGCGTTTGACGAAAAGCCGGGAGGTGGAGGCGTAA
- a CDS encoding carbohydrate ABC transporter permease produces the protein METSKRYRAGTWVTELVMILVALIFLVPFYFLFVNSVKSFGDLLTDSAAWPQTFVWSNYARAWSITRFPEALWNSLVVTVISNLSLALISSMAAYRMVRHPTRYNRVLFTLFVAAMVIPFQSVMIPLVKVVSTLDLMNSIGGLVICYLGFGAPMSIFLFHGFVKGVPVEVEEAATVDGCTPYGVFFRIVYPLMLPMMVTVIILNTLWIWNDYLLPSLVLQKAELRTIPIATYAFFGQYTKQWDLALPALVLGILPVIVFFLAMQKYIIQGIMAGSVKG, from the coding sequence ATGGAAACGAGCAAGCGTTACCGTGCCGGAACATGGGTGACCGAGCTGGTCATGATTCTCGTCGCTTTGATATTCCTCGTTCCGTTTTATTTTTTATTCGTCAATTCGGTCAAAAGCTTTGGTGATCTACTCACCGATTCGGCGGCCTGGCCGCAAACGTTTGTATGGAGTAACTATGCCAGAGCATGGAGCATTACACGTTTTCCCGAGGCCTTATGGAATTCACTTGTGGTTACGGTGATCAGTAATCTGTCGCTCGCGCTGATCAGCTCGATGGCTGCTTACCGGATGGTCCGGCATCCGACGCGTTATAACCGGGTGCTGTTCACCCTGTTTGTGGCTGCAATGGTCATTCCTTTTCAATCCGTGATGATTCCTTTGGTTAAGGTCGTAAGTACGCTGGATTTGATGAACAGCATCGGTGGTCTGGTCATCTGTTATTTGGGATTCGGGGCGCCGATGTCCATCTTTCTCTTTCACGGGTTCGTCAAAGGCGTACCGGTTGAGGTGGAGGAGGCGGCTACGGTAGACGGCTGTACGCCTTACGGTGTGTTTTTCCGCATTGTATATCCGTTGATGCTGCCGATGATGGTAACGGTTATTATTTTGAATACGCTCTGGATCTGGAATGACTATCTGCTGCCTTCTCTTGTGCTGCAAAAGGCGGAGCTACGGACGATTCCAATCGCGACCTATGCCTTTTTCGGGCAGTACACCAAGCAATGGGATTTGGCATTGCCTGCACTGGTACTGGGGATCTTGCCAGTGATCGTATTCTTTCTGGCCATGCAAAAGTATATTATTCAAGGTATTATGGCTGGCTCAGTCAAGGGCTGA
- a CDS encoding ABC transporter substrate-binding protein: protein MRTHTFKKRAQALILLLAAFALVLAGCNSSGGEQNAGKEEAKEKTIHIFQFKVEIAEALNRMKAEYEASHPGIKLDIQTVGGGSDYGAALKAKFASGEQPDIFNVGGYRELDTWLEYLEDLSDQPWVGDVVDVAKEPMTKDGKLYGQPMNLEGYGFIYNKDLFKKAGITETPKTLSELEGAAQKLQAAGITPFSNGYQEFWVLGNHLLNVAFANQPDPSAFVKGLNDGTAKIPGNAVFAEWIKLFDLTLKYGNSKPLTTDYNTQVTNFATGKAAMMQQGNWTQVQIDGINPKLNLGILPMPIGEDAAAGDKLFVGVANNWVVNKNSSVKPEAKEFLNWMVTSEQGKKYITKEFKFIPAFKSIKGSEADMGQLGAEVVKYSQENKLLGWFFSRYPEGAQQEFGSQMQAYVAGKSDAGKLLEDFQSTWDNLKTK from the coding sequence ATGAGAACGCATACTTTTAAAAAGAGAGCCCAAGCCCTGATTCTGCTTCTCGCTGCGTTTGCCCTTGTTCTGGCAGGTTGTAACAGTAGCGGTGGTGAACAAAATGCAGGAAAAGAGGAAGCTAAGGAAAAGACGATTCACATTTTTCAGTTCAAGGTGGAAATTGCAGAGGCACTCAATCGCATGAAGGCCGAATATGAAGCTTCCCATCCGGGAATCAAGCTTGATATTCAGACCGTGGGCGGAGGTAGCGACTACGGGGCGGCCTTGAAGGCGAAGTTTGCCTCCGGGGAGCAGCCGGATATCTTTAACGTAGGAGGCTACCGCGAGCTGGATACGTGGCTGGAATATTTGGAGGACCTGTCTGACCAGCCTTGGGTCGGTGACGTGGTCGATGTCGCCAAGGAGCCGATGACCAAGGACGGCAAGCTGTACGGTCAGCCGATGAATCTGGAGGGCTACGGCTTTATTTATAACAAGGATTTATTCAAGAAAGCGGGCATTACCGAGACACCCAAAACACTGTCTGAGCTGGAAGGAGCTGCCCAAAAGCTCCAAGCCGCAGGAATTACACCTTTTTCTAATGGATATCAGGAGTTTTGGGTGCTGGGCAATCATTTGCTGAACGTGGCATTTGCCAATCAGCCGGACCCGTCAGCTTTCGTGAAGGGACTGAATGATGGAACAGCGAAAATCCCGGGCAACGCTGTATTCGCTGAGTGGATTAAGTTGTTCGATCTGACGCTCAAGTACGGCAATTCCAAACCGCTGACGACCGATTACAATACGCAGGTAACAAATTTTGCTACGGGCAAGGCCGCCATGATGCAGCAAGGGAATTGGACCCAAGTACAAATTGACGGGATTAATCCAAAGCTGAATCTGGGTATTCTGCCTATGCCGATTGGTGAAGACGCAGCAGCCGGAGATAAGCTGTTTGTAGGAGTCGCCAACAACTGGGTGGTTAACAAAAATTCATCTGTCAAACCCGAGGCGAAGGAGTTTTTAAACTGGATGGTGACATCCGAACAGGGTAAAAAGTATATCACCAAGGAATTCAAATTCATTCCGGCGTTCAAGAGCATCAAGGGGTCAGAGGCTGATATGGGCCAATTGGGTGCCGAAGTGGTGAAATACAGTCAGGAAAACAAGCTGCTGGGCTGGTTCTTTAGCCGCTATCCTGAAGGAGCGCAGCAGGAATTCGGCAGTCAGATGCAAGCCTATGTGGCGGGTAAATCGGATGCCGGGAAACTGTTGGAGGATTTCCAGAGCACGTGGGATAATTTGAAGACCAAATAG
- a CDS encoding dihydrofolate reductase family protein — MKDTKSRSKIVLYIAMSLDGYIALPDGSVDWLYDVKGDGGDNGYADFYDTVGTVLMGRLTYEEVLKLSDDLLYAGKPCYVLTRSLAKHQQAPHVTFTDEALSELVPRLQEQSEGGVWLVGGGQLVQAFMREGLLEEAIIAVIPKVLGQGIPLFPEGTLPSTFELKEIERRGDIVLLHYHL; from the coding sequence ATGAAGGATACAAAATCTCGCAGCAAAATCGTGCTGTATATTGCCATGAGTCTCGACGGGTATATAGCGCTGCCAGATGGCTCTGTGGACTGGCTTTATGATGTCAAAGGGGACGGCGGGGACAATGGATATGCCGACTTTTACGACACCGTAGGCACGGTGCTGATGGGCAGGTTAACGTATGAGGAGGTATTGAAGCTTTCAGATGATTTGCTTTATGCTGGCAAGCCGTGTTATGTACTTACCCGGTCATTAGCGAAGCATCAGCAAGCACCGCATGTTACGTTTACAGACGAAGCTCTGTCTGAGCTTGTTCCGCGTCTGCAAGAACAATCGGAAGGTGGAGTATGGCTGGTGGGTGGAGGCCAGTTAGTTCAGGCCTTCATGCGGGAGGGACTGCTGGAGGAGGCTATCATTGCAGTCATTCCCAAAGTACTCGGACAAGGAATACCTCTATTTCCGGAAGGAACGTTGCCAAGTACGTTTGAACTCAAAGAGATAGAACGCCGCGGGGATATCGTTTTGCTTCATTATCATCTATAA
- a CDS encoding helix-turn-helix transcriptional regulator, producing MNERRIALMRILDSRKKYTARELAERFDVSVRTIQRDLDYLQQTGLPLYTETGPHGGYRALPNRLLPPLHLARDEAMGLFLMLQLLEDIPDIPFGSVRGHVSEQYYAGLPQDVRDSIDQLKDYITFRMMPTHAESPYTSLILEAALNKRQVKMLYRSASGEKWTKVYPVGLYFDHGYWYMPAHSKDQIILYRSDRVIAMTMLEQTLSSLPTLREWLASDDSRQGIPSKIRFTAFGARLVESDPLFQNLSHQEWQGYIPPEELNYVSRLLLKYGPEAEVIYPEELRMRVRQLLQDSLNPYLKDAEADDEEKRT from the coding sequence ATGAACGAACGCAGAATTGCTCTTATGAGGATACTGGATTCCCGAAAAAAATATACGGCACGTGAGCTTGCCGAGCGTTTTGACGTCTCCGTCAGGACGATACAAAGAGATCTCGACTATTTGCAGCAGACCGGGTTACCCCTGTATACCGAAACTGGTCCTCATGGCGGGTACCGGGCGCTTCCCAATCGACTTCTTCCTCCCCTTCATCTTGCCCGCGACGAGGCCATGGGTCTTTTTCTCATGCTGCAACTGCTGGAAGACATTCCGGATATTCCTTTCGGATCGGTTCGTGGGCATGTATCCGAGCAATATTATGCCGGGCTTCCACAGGATGTGCGGGACAGCATTGATCAATTGAAGGATTATATCACTTTCCGCATGATGCCTACTCACGCAGAGTCGCCCTACACCTCGCTCATTTTGGAGGCTGCGTTGAATAAGCGCCAGGTGAAGATGCTTTACCGCTCCGCTTCCGGGGAAAAGTGGACTAAAGTATATCCGGTTGGGCTATATTTTGATCACGGATATTGGTACATGCCAGCGCATAGCAAAGACCAGATTATCCTGTACCGTTCAGATCGGGTAATCGCCATGACCATGCTGGAACAAACCTTATCCAGCCTTCCCACACTCCGGGAATGGTTGGCTTCGGATGATTCCCGTCAGGGAATTCCGTCCAAAATAAGATTTACCGCGTTTGGTGCCCGGCTGGTGGAATCAGATCCGCTCTTCCAGAATCTCTCCCACCAGGAATGGCAGGGATATATTCCGCCCGAGGAATTGAATTATGTATCGAGACTCCTGTTAAAGTATGGGCCGGAGGCTGAGGTTATATATCCGGAAGAGCTGCGTATGCGAGTCAGGCAACTGCTGCAAGACAGCCTGAATCCTTATCTGAAGGATGCGGAAGCTGATGATGAAGAAAAAAGGACTTGA